From a region of the Nonlabens dokdonensis DSW-6 genome:
- a CDS encoding sulfotransferase family protein — MVLKFFIGGLPRSGTTMVQNILDSHPNIYGGSEFDRIPNIIDLRKKLLATLGFGRITEYTSKDQIDKAIKNLILDLFNGIESEKDIQIISEKTPWNILFFEELYELFPDAKFVMVLRNPLHVLNSMKQVAINAKANGVQPPDFTTNYLVAVAYMEQVYRLMTRLLKNHPNSFYLIKYENLLVDLKKESVFLCDFLNISWNPKLLEFNSISHPGEKTMTKDGIWYTKDKFKEDPKLKKTKNSSSNLTYLEESFVKYIFGNNQLVKGYLKKNSLAGRLISKIIYQKYKMYYRFKSIPKRLLD; from the coding sequence TTGGTACTTAAATTTTTTATAGGTGGCTTACCTCGCTCAGGAACAACAATGGTTCAAAATATTCTTGACAGCCATCCGAATATTTATGGAGGATCAGAGTTTGATAGAATTCCTAATATTATTGATCTTAGAAAGAAATTATTAGCCACATTAGGTTTTGGAAGAATTACTGAATATACCTCAAAAGATCAGATCGATAAAGCTATAAAAAACCTTATCTTGGATTTATTCAACGGTATAGAATCTGAAAAAGATATTCAAATTATAAGTGAAAAAACTCCATGGAATATTCTATTTTTTGAAGAATTATACGAGTTATTCCCTGATGCAAAGTTTGTAATGGTTTTAAGGAATCCTTTGCACGTTCTTAATTCAATGAAGCAAGTGGCAATTAATGCTAAGGCTAATGGAGTGCAACCTCCCGACTTTACAACAAACTATCTTGTGGCAGTAGCTTACATGGAGCAAGTATATAGACTTATGACTAGACTCCTAAAGAATCATCCTAATAGTTTTTATTTGATTAAGTATGAGAATCTATTAGTAGATTTAAAAAAAGAATCTGTTTTTTTATGTGATTTTTTAAATATTTCTTGGAATCCAAAGTTATTAGAATTTAATTCAATTTCTCATCCAGGAGAAAAAACTATGACTAAAGATGGAATTTGGTATACAAAAGATAAATTTAAAGAAGATCCTAAATTAAAAAAAACGAAAAATAGCAGTTCAAACTTAACCTATTTAGAAGAATCTTTTGTAAAATATATATTTGGTAATAATCAATTGGTAAAGGGCTATTTGAAAAAAAATTCGCTGGCTGGTAGATTGATTAGTAAAATAATTTATCAAAAATATAAAATGTACTATCGATTTAAATCAATACCTAAAAGACTTCTGGATTAA
- a CDS encoding glycosyltransferase family 2 protein codes for MKISVYITSYNQVDFLTQAITSVLNQTLQAYEIIIIDDCSSDGSRDVIESFAMKYPQLIRFYFNEKNIGITKTRNKAISLITGDYLTWLDGDDIFKPNKLEIESKLLKETNSNLVYSNFYYSNNRIDEIFQIWCTHIDELPKNHRIFKDVISRRFPKGTLFRYELVDMKLIERIGSYDEKLDIYEDFDFRIRTSQIANTAFTLEPLSVYRIHDRGLSRASKKIHLKNLSYIFSKYKEQVIKLSDPESASIQDSIKKILGKFENLDDSKNGKPYFKARIKNKLIKLINKF; via the coding sequence ATGAAAATATCTGTTTATATCACTTCCTATAATCAAGTTGATTTTTTAACACAAGCAATTACGAGCGTTTTAAATCAAACGTTGCAAGCATATGAAATCATAATAATTGATGATTGCTCTTCAGATGGCTCCAGAGATGTTATAGAATCGTTTGCTATGAAGTATCCTCAATTAATCAGATTTTACTTTAATGAAAAAAATATAGGAATAACCAAAACTCGCAATAAAGCTATTTCTCTCATTACAGGAGATTATTTAACTTGGTTGGACGGTGATGACATTTTTAAACCTAATAAATTAGAGATTGAATCAAAACTATTGAAAGAGACTAACTCTAATTTAGTGTATAGTAATTTTTACTATTCAAATAACCGTATTGACGAAATATTTCAAATTTGGTGTACTCATATCGACGAATTACCGAAAAATCATAGAATATTTAAAGATGTTATTTCTAGAAGATTTCCTAAAGGAACTTTGTTTCGGTACGAATTAGTAGATATGAAATTAATAGAAAGAATAGGCAGCTATGATGAAAAATTAGATATTTATGAGGATTTTGATTTTAGAATTCGAACATCTCAAATAGCAAATACAGCTTTCACTTTGGAACCTTTGAGTGTTTATAGAATTCATGACCGAGGATTATCAAGAGCATCAAAAAAGATTCACTTAAAAAATTTGAGTTATATCTTTTCAAAATATAAAGAGCAAGTAATTAAACTAAGTGATCCTGAGAGTGCTTCAATTCAAGATTCTATCAAAAAGATTTTAGGGAAATTTGAAAATCTTGATGATTCTAAAAATGGTAAACCGTATTTTAAGGCAAGAATAAAAAACAAATTAATAAAGCTCATTAACAAATTTTGA
- a CDS encoding sulfotransferase family protein, whose amino-acid sequence MKEEQLVFIVSQPRAGSTFLQNLLSNNQDVNTCSEPWILLHFANQFKSDLVTGKYNNVYANIAFKDYLSKHEKFEFKNHLKALLLKIYEPLSVDHKIVIDKTPRYWEILDEIVELFPSSKVIVLKRDPLDVVRSIIRTWNIKDFDDLSRYKRDIIIGPRRIHEFCIKHKENENVYQLKYEDLITDTKSVTNSLYKWLRIDFKDEYLDTKNNLKTKGLFGDPFQNENKFTVNQTKSKKLSSKFEKMLKGFYNHLGTSFLSDYGNYDKRGIDSKKSISFYYYLHLANANNLDPNYVSFFSKCKRLFATLYIRYFN is encoded by the coding sequence TTGAAAGAGGAACAACTTGTATTTATTGTATCACAACCGCGAGCTGGTTCAACCTTTTTGCAAAATTTACTATCTAACAATCAAGATGTAAACACATGTAGTGAGCCGTGGATACTTTTACATTTTGCAAATCAATTCAAATCTGATTTGGTCACAGGTAAATACAATAACGTGTACGCAAATATTGCCTTTAAAGATTATTTGAGCAAACATGAAAAGTTTGAATTTAAAAATCATCTTAAGGCTCTTTTATTAAAAATTTACGAACCTCTATCAGTTGACCACAAAATAGTTATAGATAAGACACCGCGTTATTGGGAAATTTTAGACGAGATAGTAGAGCTTTTCCCTAGTAGTAAAGTCATAGTATTAAAACGCGATCCTTTAGACGTGGTTAGATCTATTATTAGAACATGGAATATCAAGGACTTTGATGATCTATCTAGATATAAAAGAGATATTATAATTGGCCCACGTAGAATTCATGAATTTTGTATCAAACACAAAGAGAATGAAAATGTATATCAATTAAAATACGAGGATTTGATTACTGATACGAAATCTGTAACAAATAGTTTGTATAAATGGTTGCGCATAGATTTTAAAGACGAGTACCTTGACACAAAAAATAATTTAAAAACTAAAGGCTTATTTGGTGATCCATTTCAAAACGAAAATAAATTTACAGTTAACCAGACAAAGTCTAAAAAATTATCAAGTAAATTTGAAAAAATGTTGAAAGGATTTTATAATCATTTGGGGACTAGTTTTTTAAGCGATTATGGTAACTATGATAAAAGAGGGATTGATTCAAAGAAAAGTATATCGTTTTATTATTACTTGCATTTAGCCAATGCTAATAATCTTGATCCAAATTATGTTTCATTTTTCAGCAAATGTAAAAGACTTTTTGCCACTTTGTATATTAGATATTTTAATTGA